Below is a window of Jatrophihabitans sp. DNA.
ACCGGCTGGAAGCGGTGACCGTCGCCCGCCTGGACCGAGCCGGAGGGGTCCGCGACCGCACCCGTCGCCGCATAGCCGTCGATGTGCTCGCTGTCGGGTACGGCTTCACCACCCAGTCCGAGCTGCCGCTGCAAGCCGGATGCGCGCTTTCTGCGACTGCCGACGGGACCCTGGCCGTCACCACCGACAGCACCCAGCAGACCAGTGACCCGCGCGTGTACGCAGCCGGGGAGACCACCGGCGTCGGCGGCGCCCAACTGGCGGTCGCCGAGGGCGTCATCGCCGGGTTCTACGCCGCGCGCGCCGCCGGCCAGTGCGCTGTCGGTCAGACCACCGCAGCACCGGCTCGACCCGACCGGGTCGTCGAGACAGCCATCCGGACCAGGGACCGGTTACGCCGGTTCGCGGCCGCGATGCACGCGGTCTACCCCGTGCCGCGCTTCTGGCTCGACACCCTTGAGCACGACACCGTGGTCTGCCGGTGCGAGGAGGTGACCGTCGCCGAGGTCGACGCCGCCATCGACAACGGCGCCCGGGACGCCCGGTCGGTCAAGCTGCTGTCGCGCTCGGGCATGGGCTGGTGCCAGGGGCGCGTGTGCGGCTACGCCATCAGCTGCCTGACGGCCTCGCGCACCGGGCAGGCGCTCGACCTGGCCAGCAGCGCCAACCGGCCCGTGGCGGCGCCGATCCCGCTCGGACTCCTCGCCCAGGCGCCCGCCGATCGCCACGGCCAGGACAGCTGACACCCCAGACCAACCCGAAGCCGGTCCCACCGCCGGGCCACCTCCACGACCACCACGAAGGAGCACCAGATGGACCGCAAGCCATGGCACGGAGTACTCGTCGCCACCGCGCTGCCCTGGAAGGACGACGACACCCCAGACCTCGACGCGTTCGCGACCCACATCGCGTGGTTGGCCGCCAACGGCTGCGACGGCGCGACGCCCAACGGCTCGCTCGGTGAGTACCAGGTGCTCAGCGACGCCCAGCGCGAGGACGTGGTGCGCGCCGCGGTGCAGGCCGCGCCCGACGGATTCGTCATCATGCCCGGGATCGCCGCCTACGGCGCCAAGCAGGCCCGCCGGCACGCCGAGGTGGCCGCGGAGGCCGGCTGTCCCGCCGTGATGTTGCTGCCCCCGAACTCCTACCGGGCCCGCGACGTCGACGTCATCGAGCACTACCGCATCGTGGCGGAGGTCGGCGTCCCGATCGTGGCCTACAACAACCCGTTCGACACCAAGGTCGACCTCGTTCCGAGACTGCTGGCCCAGCTCTACCACGAGGGGCTGATCGTCGCCGTCAAGGAGTTCTCCGGCGACGTGCGCCGCTTCTACGAACTGCGCGAGCTCGTCCCGGATCTCGACGTGCTGACCGGCAGCGACGACGTCGTCCTCGAGCTCAGCCTCACCGGCTCGCCCGGTTGGATCGCCGGTTACCCCAACGTGTTCCCCGCCGCCTGCGTCGAGCTGTTCGCCGCCGCGCAGGCCCGCGACCTGGACAAGGCGTTGCCGCTGTACTACGCGCTGCACTCGCTGCTGCGCTGGGACTCCAAGACCGAGTTCGTGCAGGCGATCAAACTGTCGATGGACCTCAACCCCGACGCCATCGACGGCGGTCGCTGCCAGCCGCCGCGCGGGCCGTTGTCCGAGGCCGACTCGGCCGCCATCCGCGAGGCGACCGAGAAGGCGCTGGCTGCCGGCTTGCGCTAGAGCCGCCGGCCCGCGCTGACGCGACTGGCGCCGACCCGAACGCCGCTGATCCGAAAACCGCTGATCCGAAAACCGCTGATCCGAGAAGGGGAAACCGATGAGGTCCATCCGCACGTTGCACGCGGTCGACTCGCACACCGAGGGCATGCCCACCCGGGTCATCGTCGGCGGAGTCGGCGTTCTCCCCGGCGACACCATGGCGCAGCGGCGGGTGAACTTCATGCAGAACATGGACGATCTGCGGACGCTGCTCATGTTCGAGCCGCGCGGGCACGCCGCGATGTCCGGCGCGATCCTGCAGCCTGCGACCCGGCCGGACTGCGACTGGGGCGTGCTCTACATCGAGGTCTCAGGATGCCTGCCGATGTGCGGGCACGGCACCATCGGGGTGGCCACGGTCCTGGTGGAGACGGGCATGGTGCCAGTCGTGGAACCAGTCACCACCATCAGGTTGGACACCCCGGCCGGAGTCGTGGTCGCCGAGGTCGCGGTCTGCGACGGCGCCGCCCGCGCGGTGACCATCCGCAATGTGGCCTCGTTCTCCCTGGCTCTGGACCAGCAGGTCGACGTGCCGGGACTGGGCGCAGTGGACTACGACATCGCCTTCGGCGGCAACTTCTACGCGATCCTCGAGCTGGACAAGCTCGGCTTGACCTTCGACCGCGCCCAACAGCAAGGCATCGCCGAGGCGGGGCTGGCGATCATGGAGGCGATCAACACCTCGAAGTCGCCGGTCCACCCGGAGGACCCCGACATCACCGGGTGCCATCACGTGCAGTTCCTCGCACCCGGCTCGACCGCCCGCCACTCCAGGCATGCCATGGCGATCTATCCGGGATGGTTTGACCGCTCGCCGTGCGGCACGGGGACCAGCGCCCGGATGGCGCAGCTGCACGCCCGAGGCGAACTCGGACTGCACACCGACTTCGTCAACGAGTCGTTCATCGGCACCCGGTTCATCGGACGCCTCGTCGAGCAGACGACGGTCGGGGACCTGAGCGCCGTGGTGCCTGCCATCACCGGTCGCGCGTGGATCACCGGAACCGCCCAGTACCTGCTCGACCCCACCGACCCGTTCCCGGCCGGCTTCCGGTTCTGAAGGCGAGAGGCAGCCACTCATGATCACATCGACGTCCCCGCAACGCCCCGACGACATCGTGGCCCGCGTCCAGGCCAGCACGCCCGAGGACGTGCGCGTCGCAGCCGAAACGGCCCGCAAGGCCCAGTTCGAATGGGTCGACGCCGGCGCCGCCGGGCGCGCCAAAGCGCTCGGGCAGGCGGCCGAGGCCGTGCAGGGCGCCGCGGCCGAGCTGGCAGCGCTCGCGGTGCGCGAGGTCGGCAAGCCGCTGGCCGAGGCTCGGGGCGAGATCGCGCGGTCGGTGTCCATCCTGCGCTACTACGCCCAACAGCCGTTCGAGGAGATCGGCGCCACTTCCAACCCGTCCGGCGGAGGTCTGCTGTTCACCACCCGGCGCCCCCGCGGGCTGGCCGGGCTCATCACGCCGTGGAACTTCCCGTTCGCGATCCCGCTGTGGAAGGCCGCTCCCGCGCTGGCCTACGGCAACGCCGTGCTGCTCAAACCCGC
It encodes the following:
- a CDS encoding dihydrodipicolinate synthase family protein, which encodes MDRKPWHGVLVATALPWKDDDTPDLDAFATHIAWLAANGCDGATPNGSLGEYQVLSDAQREDVVRAAVQAAPDGFVIMPGIAAYGAKQARRHAEVAAEAGCPAVMLLPPNSYRARDVDVIEHYRIVAEVGVPIVAYNNPFDTKVDLVPRLLAQLYHEGLIVAVKEFSGDVRRFYELRELVPDLDVLTGSDDVVLELSLTGSPGWIAGYPNVFPAACVELFAAAQARDLDKALPLYYALHSLLRWDSKTEFVQAIKLSMDLNPDAIDGGRCQPPRGPLSEADSAAIREATEKALAAGLR
- a CDS encoding proline racemase family protein, translating into MRSIRTLHAVDSHTEGMPTRVIVGGVGVLPGDTMAQRRVNFMQNMDDLRTLLMFEPRGHAAMSGAILQPATRPDCDWGVLYIEVSGCLPMCGHGTIGVATVLVETGMVPVVEPVTTIRLDTPAGVVVAEVAVCDGAARAVTIRNVASFSLALDQQVDVPGLGAVDYDIAFGGNFYAILELDKLGLTFDRAQQQGIAEAGLAIMEAINTSKSPVHPEDPDITGCHHVQFLAPGSTARHSRHAMAIYPGWFDRSPCGTGTSARMAQLHARGELGLHTDFVNESFIGTRFIGRLVEQTTVGDLSAVVPAITGRAWITGTAQYLLDPTDPFPAGFRF